A single window of Methanobrevibacter sp. DNA harbors:
- a CDS encoding orotate phosphoribosyltransferase-like protein, producing the protein MKEKLIQRAQELRQHGFTTGEIADELNVSMDTARWLTLQKTAEVKTEAPGDFAINWKSIGGNSTRLSYVSGALSDMALVHGDAEVVCGIAVSGIPFATVMTEFMEDMTGLDTSLAIYHPNKHRKDADESEDEGTISINFGAVEGKKVVIVDDVITSGKTAREVIHTVKDLGGEPTCVVVLIDKAGLSEIEGIPVESLIKVSRI; encoded by the coding sequence GTGAAAGAAAAATTGATTCAAAGAGCACAAGAACTTAGACAACACGGATTTACAACCGGAGAAATTGCTGACGAACTTAACGTAAGTATGGACACTGCAAGATGGTTGACACTTCAAAAAACAGCTGAAGTTAAAACCGAAGCTCCAGGAGACTTTGCAATTAACTGGAAAAGCATTGGTGGAAATTCCACACGTTTAAGTTATGTTTCAGGTGCCTTAAGCGACATGGCACTTGTACACGGTGATGCGGAAGTCGTCTGTGGAATCGCAGTCAGCGGAATTCCATTCGCTACAGTAATGACCGAATTCATGGAAGACATGACAGGTCTCGACACATCCCTTGCCATTTACCACCCTAACAAACACAGAAAAGATGCTGATGAAAGCGAAGACGAAGGTACAATCAGTATCAACTTCGGTGCTGTGGAAGGCAAGAAAGTTGTTATTGTAGACGACGTAATTACCAGTGGAAAAACCGCTCGTGAAGTCATTCACACTGTAAAAGACCTTGGCGGTGAACCAACCTGTGTCGTCGTACTTATTGATAAGGCAGGACTTTCAGAAATTGAAGGAATTCCTGTAGAATCATTAATTAAAGTTAGTAGAATTTAA
- a CDS encoding Gfo/Idh/MocA family oxidoreductase produces MKTVKVGVIGVGAMGENHVRVYHKMEEAELVAVSDVSERALKKIEKKYGAKGYTDYCELLKNPEIEAVSVCVPTTFHHAVVMEAIKAKKHVLVEKPIAFTLNEAEEMIAAAKEAGVLLATGHVERFNPAVQKAKELIDDGVIGDIVSAFAKRVGPLPPRIKDVGVSIDLAIHDLDIMNYLFEEEVTQVYGTMNSSFDDSEFEDHAEIMVNFDNESTGIIEVNWLTPYKRRELELTGTAGIISVDYIQQSIEVYGKFAQDIQIKHEEPLKGELKSFLNAVVNGEEPEITGEDGLKALKMVIAANRSSKEHKPISFEELE; encoded by the coding sequence GTGAAAACTGTTAAAGTAGGAGTTATCGGAGTAGGAGCGATGGGTGAAAACCACGTCCGTGTATACCACAAAATGGAAGAAGCGGAACTAGTAGCCGTTTCTGACGTTAGTGAAAGAGCACTTAAGAAAATAGAGAAAAAATATGGCGCCAAAGGATATACGGATTATTGCGAACTACTCAAAAATCCGGAAATTGAAGCTGTCAGTGTATGTGTACCGACCACATTCCACCATGCAGTAGTAATGGAAGCAATCAAGGCTAAAAAGCACGTGCTTGTAGAAAAGCCTATCGCATTTACCCTGAATGAAGCGGAAGAAATGATTGCCGCTGCAAAAGAGGCAGGAGTACTTCTTGCAACAGGTCATGTGGAAAGGTTCAATCCAGCAGTTCAAAAGGCTAAGGAACTTATTGATGACGGAGTTATTGGAGATATCGTATCCGCATTTGCAAAACGTGTAGGACCGCTCCCACCAAGAATCAAGGATGTTGGTGTTTCAATAGATTTAGCTATTCACGATTTAGACATTATGAATTATCTTTTCGAAGAGGAAGTCACACAGGTTTACGGAACCATGAACAGCAGTTTTGATGACTCCGAATTCGAAGACCATGCAGAAATCATGGTAAACTTTGACAATGAATCCACAGGTATCATTGAAGTTAACTGGTTAACTCCATACAAACGTAGAGAACTGGAGCTTACCGGTACTGCAGGAATCATTTCCGTGGATTACATCCAGCAAAGTATTGAAGTATACGGTAAATTTGCCCAAGACATTCAAATCAAACATGAAGAACCATTGAAAGGGGAATTGAAATCCTTCCTTAACGCTGTTGTTAATGGTGAAGAACCTGAAATCACCGGTGAAGATGGACTTAAAGCTCTTAAAATGGTTATTGCTGCTAACAGATCTTCAAAAGAACATAAACCAATCAGTTTTGAGGAATTAGAATAA
- the hemC gene encoding hydroxymethylbilane synthase, with protein sequence MIVGTRGSQLALAQTTQVCKDLSRITGEKIDVEVIKTKGDKITSSQLYNMDSKGLFTKELDVALLEEEVDFTVHSFKDLPTELDEDLKIVAVPKRESPHEVLISHKSWDELEAGSKIGTSSLRREAFINHYEKDFELKPIRGNIETRIDKALNSDLDGTIMAEAGLKRLNLTKYIKNVFPLDYFTPPAGQGALAIITRKDCEFNRTIEKLNDYVSMQEVLAEKKVLEELGVGCQWPIGAIARMNDKEFNIYSILLTKQGEILKEQTEKGSIRDALELGRRIGELFADYV encoded by the coding sequence ATGATTGTAGGAACACGTGGAAGTCAATTGGCTCTTGCTCAAACTACACAAGTCTGTAAGGACTTATCTAGGATTACAGGCGAGAAAATTGATGTTGAAGTTATTAAAACAAAAGGAGATAAAATCACTTCTTCACAACTGTACAATATGGATTCAAAAGGTCTTTTTACCAAGGAACTTGACGTTGCGCTTTTGGAGGAGGAAGTCGACTTTACCGTACACAGTTTTAAGGACCTGCCAACTGAACTTGACGAAGATTTGAAAATCGTTGCTGTTCCAAAACGTGAATCTCCACATGAAGTCCTCATTTCACACAAGTCATGGGATGAGCTGGAAGCCGGATCCAAAATCGGAACAAGCAGCCTTAGAAGGGAAGCTTTTATCAATCACTATGAAAAGGATTTTGAACTTAAACCTATCCGGGGCAATATAGAAACCAGAATAGACAAGGCCCTCAACAGTGATTTGGACGGAACCATTATGGCCGAAGCAGGGCTTAAAAGGTTGAATCTGACCAAATACATTAAGAATGTATTCCCTCTAGATTATTTCACACCACCTGCAGGTCAGGGCGCACTGGCAATAATTACCCGTAAGGACTGTGAATTCAACAGGACTATTGAAAAATTAAATGATTATGTTTCAATGCAAGAAGTACTTGCAGAAAAGAAAGTGCTTGAAGAGCTTGGAGTCGGCTGTCAATGGCCGATTGGAGCAATAGCACGTATGAACGATAAAGAATTTAATATTTATTCAATCTTATTAACTAAACAAGGAGAGATCCTTAAAGAGCAAACTGAGAAAGGTTCAATAAGGGATGCGCTTGAACTTGGCAGGCGTATTGGAGAGCTTTTCGCTGATTACGTATAA
- the cfbE gene encoding coenzyme F430 synthase: MNNLVVDLTHGGVKISVSLKKKGENVLAYDIYNTLNDEDRRMLEAYGVELLDDLGDLENFNGRMKVIYPVHLPLTHEEISENNPDLDYTFITHHEAIREILGEWGCDIPVVEITGVKGKTSCAFMLKEILFDKNPLILSSLGALLYENGREIVLKKNISITPANIKETVDLAYKIANPVCEIAEGTAESENLRKYSSAIFESSLGVSGIGDVGLLTNICENYPIAKNRSSASEAKRQVFRCPAVACEKESFDKYYSDVVHPKINTFSLTDNAANLYAKSVSYSLDKSEITVEYRDVTTISGKNLSGTLTVKTFAPGSHHVSNVLGVILTALMLEIKEEKIINGLANYNGITGRTNKRSNGEFIIIEEINPGINTDAIKQSIKMIDDLDTYYIAVGGDYGITCEEIDEDKVSHYLDSLDCDLILTGDVGLSIASKMSKNVKVMKEYSDIFDMAKNNRKNLLFIYRSDYRKLSQR, encoded by the coding sequence ATGAATAATCTCGTAGTTGATTTAACCCACGGCGGAGTTAAAATATCTGTAAGCCTTAAAAAGAAAGGCGAAAATGTCCTTGCATATGACATCTACAATACCTTAAATGATGAAGACCGCAGGATGCTTGAGGCATATGGAGTTGAGCTTTTAGATGATTTGGGTGATTTGGAAAACTTTAACGGCCGGATGAAGGTAATCTATCCGGTTCATCTTCCCCTTACACATGAAGAGATTTCAGAAAACAATCCTGACCTTGACTACACATTCATAACCCACCATGAGGCAATCCGTGAAATCCTGGGAGAGTGGGGATGTGACATTCCCGTTGTTGAAATCACCGGAGTCAAGGGAAAGACAAGCTGCGCTTTCATGCTTAAGGAAATTCTTTTTGACAAAAATCCCCTTATATTATCCAGTTTGGGAGCTCTTCTTTATGAAAACGGAAGGGAAATTGTCCTTAAAAAGAACATATCAATAACACCTGCAAATATAAAGGAGACCGTTGACCTTGCATACAAGATTGCAAATCCCGTATGTGAAATTGCCGAAGGAACTGCTGAGAGTGAAAACCTGAGGAAATACTCATCAGCAATCTTTGAATCATCACTTGGAGTCAGCGGAATAGGCGACGTAGGTCTTTTGACCAATATCTGTGAAAACTATCCTATTGCAAAAAACAGAAGTTCGGCCAGCGAAGCAAAAAGACAGGTTTTCAGATGTCCTGCAGTGGCATGTGAAAAGGAAAGCTTCGATAAATATTACTCAGATGTTGTTCACCCTAAAATCAACACATTTTCACTTACGGACAACGCAGCAAATCTTTATGCTAAAAGCGTTTCATACTCACTTGACAAAAGCGAAATCACCGTAGAATACCGTGATGTGACCACCATTTCCGGCAAAAATTTATCAGGTACATTAACGGTTAAAACATTTGCACCAGGTTCCCATCATGTTTCAAACGTTCTTGGAGTCATTTTAACAGCACTGATGCTTGAAATTAAAGAAGAAAAGATCATTAACGGATTGGCCAATTATAATGGAATTACTGGAAGGACCAATAAAAGAAGTAACGGAGAATTTATTATAATCGAAGAGATCAATCCGGGCATAAACACCGACGCCATAAAACAGTCAATAAAGATGATTGATGATTTGGACACATATTACATTGCAGTTGGAGGAGATTACGGAATTACCTGTGAAGAAATTGATGAGGACAAGGTTAGCCACTACCTGGACTCATTGGATTGTGATTTGATACTCACAGGAGACGTGGGTTTGTCAATAGCTTCAAAAATGTCTAAAAATGTTAAAGTAATGAAAGAATACTCGGATATTTTTGATATGGCCAAAAACAACAGAAAGAATCTTCTTTTCATATATCGTTCCGATTACCGTAAGCTTTCCCAAAGGTAA
- a CDS encoding bifunctional NADP phosphatase/NAD kinase, translating into MDAKDKKMATDLAYDIIREVSRATRPYFGKPESGEKVKMGADGTPTSLIDVISEEKVVQILKEAPVYSYIVSEEIGELKLGKGTKRSITLTHELRRDDISEEEKPKFIFLVDPIDGTSNAIKEIPAFAISIAVANVPDGRVATLNDVELAFISNLANGNFFEAEKGKGCWLNNEKVHPSSEVRISNMTLGGFTKTGTSVASKLVDNARRMRVLGSVVLELSYVASGRYDAFIDLRGSRIIDIAAAKLILEEAGGIITDKYGEKLTNTLSIYEKTIVVAANTPVLHKQMIDILNDNESDVIGRIGIVGRIDQDIPVLFAAKLIDYLLSNGREVIVEKRLSRKIIELTENPEIDSIIEKAQKKYPEIADEFTNINFKINYDAISCNTYDFDCDMAVILGGDGTLLRAHSKMKHNIPVFGINMGTVGFLTDTEVKDTFTALDEILRGEYYKEKRSKLVVSHENNYYSAINEVVIMTNKPAKMQHFEIKVDGETIDEVRADGLIISTPSGSTAYAMSAGGPIMDPKVGGFLIIPICPYKLGARPFIVSDNSEITVKLLKKGKTAVFVMDGQRNEEAEYEEEIKFKKSDKDAYFIRTSTKYFYKKVKDKLNAGGLSSSNGCMNE; encoded by the coding sequence ATGGACGCCAAAGATAAAAAGATGGCAACAGACCTGGCATATGACATCATAAGAGAAGTGAGCAGGGCAACCAGGCCCTATTTCGGAAAACCTGAATCAGGCGAGAAAGTCAAGATGGGAGCTGACGGAACACCAACCTCCCTGATCGACGTTATTTCAGAAGAAAAAGTTGTTCAGATTTTAAAGGAAGCACCTGTATATTCATATATTGTCAGTGAGGAAATCGGAGAGTTGAAACTTGGTAAAGGAACCAAAAGAAGCATCACACTCACCCATGAGCTTAGACGTGACGACATTTCCGAAGAGGAAAAGCCGAAATTTATCTTTTTGGTCGACCCTATTGACGGTACCAGCAATGCAATCAAGGAAATCCCTGCATTTGCAATTTCAATAGCTGTCGCAAATGTTCCTGACGGCAGGGTGGCGACATTGAATGATGTTGAACTTGCATTCATAAGCAACCTGGCCAACGGTAACTTCTTTGAAGCCGAAAAGGGAAAGGGATGCTGGTTAAACAATGAGAAAGTCCACCCGAGCAGTGAGGTTAGAATAAGCAACATGACCCTCGGAGGATTTACCAAGACCGGAACATCAGTCGCATCAAAGCTTGTCGACAATGCAAGAAGGATGAGAGTTCTCGGAAGCGTTGTTCTTGAGCTTTCATACGTTGCAAGCGGCCGTTACGATGCATTTATCGACCTCAGAGGAAGCCGAATCATAGACATTGCAGCCGCAAAGCTGATTTTAGAGGAGGCCGGAGGAATCATCACAGACAAATACGGTGAAAAGCTGACCAACACATTAAGCATCTATGAAAAGACAATTGTTGTTGCGGCAAATACTCCTGTGCTTCACAAGCAGATGATTGATATTTTAAACGACAATGAAAGTGATGTCATCGGAAGGATAGGTATTGTGGGAAGGATTGACCAGGATATACCGGTACTCTTTGCTGCAAAGCTGATTGACTATCTTTTAAGCAACGGACGTGAAGTCATTGTCGAAAAAAGACTTTCCAGAAAGATTATTGAACTTACAGAAAACCCTGAAATTGACTCAATAATTGAAAAGGCCCAGAAGAAATATCCTGAAATTGCCGACGAGTTTACAAACATCAACTTCAAAATCAACTATGACGCCATTTCATGCAACACATATGACTTTGACTGCGACATGGCCGTCATTTTAGGCGGAGACGGAACACTGCTTCGTGCACACTCAAAAATGAAACATAACATTCCTGTATTCGGAATCAACATGGGTACAGTCGGATTTTTAACAGACACCGAAGTAAAAGACACCTTCACAGCACTGGATGAAATCCTCAGAGGCGAATACTACAAGGAAAAAAGAAGCAAGCTTGTGGTATCACACGAAAACAACTATTACAGCGCAATCAACGAAGTTGTCATAATGACCAACAAGCCTGCAAAAATGCAGCACTTTGAAATCAAGGTGGACGGAGAAACCATCGACGAGGTTAGGGCTGACGGACTTATCATTTCAACACCGAGCGGTTCTACAGCATATGCAATGTCTGCCGGAGGACCTATCATGGATCCTAAGGTCGGAGGATTTCTCATCATCCCGATTTGTCCATATAAGCTTGGAGCAAGACCGTTTATCGTATCCGACAACAGTGAAATTACAGTTAAACTGCTTAAAAAGGGAAAAACTGCAGTATTCGTTATGGACGGTCAGCGCAATGAGGAAGCAGAATACGAGGAAGAAATCAAATTCAAAAAATCAGACAAGGACGCTTACTTTATCAGAACATCAACCAAATACTTCTACAAAAAGGTCAAGGACAAGCTCAATGCAGGCGGCCTCAGCAGCTCAAATGGGTGCATGAATGAATAA